In the Telopea speciosissima isolate NSW1024214 ecotype Mountain lineage chromosome 2, Tspe_v1, whole genome shotgun sequence genome, one interval contains:
- the LOC122652818 gene encoding probable receptor-like protein kinase At1g80640 isoform X2 produces MNLLLRRLFPLLLIWVCCFSLLSVLSDARPEPWFSSISEPALPTGNGPIPPIDAKMAALAPGAQVERIEQHENLDRKMLAAVIASTAVFVAILVAIFGLCIYQHNKWQNSDPKNIQSSGTDRGLALGPVLGKLNSLRITGKKGLVSVIEYQLLEAATNNFRESNVLGEGGFGCVYKARFNDNLLAAVKRLDCSGQDAEKEFENEVDLLNRIRHPNIISLLGYCINGETRFIIYELMHNGSLETQLHGPSRGSALTWHIRMKIALDAARGLEYLHEHCNPPVIHRDLKSSNILLDSYFNAKISDFGLAVAGGAQNKNSIKLSGTLGYVAPEYLLDGKLTEKSDVYAFGVVLLELLMGRKPVEKMAPSQCQSIVTWAMPQLTDRSKLPNIVDPVIRNTMDLKHLYQVAAVAVLCVQPEPSYRPLITDVLHSLIPLVPVELGGTLRLTEAARSVSSNPSAN; encoded by the exons ATGAATCTTCTGCTTCGTCGGCTGTTTCCTCTTCTACTCATTTGGGTCTGTTGCTTCTCGTTGTTATCAGTTCTCAGTGATGCTAGACCGGAGCCATggttttcctccatttctgAACCTGCCTTGCCGACTGGAAATGGACCCATTCCTCCAATTGATGCAAAAATGGCGGCACTTGCTCCTG GCGCACAGGTAGAAAGAATAGAGCAACATGAGAATTTAGATAGAAAAATGCTTGCAGCAGTGATTGCATCTACTGCTGTCTTTGTTGCAATCCTCGTAGCTATATTTGGTTTGTGCATTTATCAACACAATAAATGGCAAAATTCTGATCCAAAGAACATACAGAGCTCAGGTAC TGATAGAGGGCTTGCATTAGGTCCAGTTTTGGGCAAATTGAATTCCTTGAGGATTACTGGTAAGAAGGGATTGGTCTCTGTAATTGAGTACCAGTTGTTAGAAGCAGCAACAAATAACTTCCGAGAAAGTAATGTTTTAGGGGAGGGTGGGTTTGGATGTGTTTACAAGGCTCGGTTTAACGACAACTTGCTTGCTGCTGTGAAGAGACTCGATTGCAGCGGGCAGGATGCTGAAAAAGAATTCGAG AATGAGGTGGATTTGCTGAATAGAATTCGGCATCCAAACATAATTTCTCTCTTGGGTTATTGCATTAATGGCGAGACGAGATTTATTATTTATGAACTGATGCATAATGGTTCCTTGGAAACTCAATTGCATG GACCTTCTCGTGGATCAGCTTTAACTTGGCATATCCGGATGAAAATTGCCCTGGATGCAGCTAG AGGATTGGAATATCTTCATGAGCACTGCAACCCTCCAGTGATACACAGAGATCTAAAATCATCTAATATTCTTCTGGATTCCTACTTCAATGCCAAG ATTTCAGATTTTGGCCTTGCTGTAGCTGGTGGGGCCCAAAACAAGAACAGTATCAAGCTTTCGGGCACTCTGGGTTATGTAGCCCCGGAATACCTTTTAGATG GGAAATTGACAGAGAAGAGTGATGTGTATGCTTTTGGAGTTGTTCTTTTGGAGCTTCTGATGGGTAGAAAACCTGTAGAGAAAATGGCACCATCTCAATGCCAATCTATTGTTACATGG GCCATGCCTCAGCTCACTGACAGATCAAAGCTTCCAAATATTGTGGATCCTGTAATCCGAAACACTATGGATTTGAAACACTTATACCAG GTTGCTGCTGTAGCTGTGCTGTGTGTGCAACCAGAACCCAGTTATCGACCATTGATAACAGATGTTCTACATTCCCTTATCCCTCTTGTTCCTGTTGAACTTGGAGGAACACTAAGACTAACAGAAGCTGCACGCTCAGTTAGCTCCAACCCATCCGCCAACTGA
- the LOC122652818 gene encoding probable receptor-like protein kinase At1g80640 isoform X1: protein MNLLLRRLFPLLLIWVCCFSLLSVLSDARPEPWFSSISEPALPTGNGPIPPIDAKMAALAPGAQVERIEQHENLDRKMLAAVIASTAVFVAILVAIFGLCIYQHNKWQNSDPKNIQSSDSDRGLALGPVLGKLNSLRITGKKGLVSVIEYQLLEAATNNFRESNVLGEGGFGCVYKARFNDNLLAAVKRLDCSGQDAEKEFENEVDLLNRIRHPNIISLLGYCINGETRFIIYELMHNGSLETQLHGPSRGSALTWHIRMKIALDAARGLEYLHEHCNPPVIHRDLKSSNILLDSYFNAKISDFGLAVAGGAQNKNSIKLSGTLGYVAPEYLLDGKLTEKSDVYAFGVVLLELLMGRKPVEKMAPSQCQSIVTWAMPQLTDRSKLPNIVDPVIRNTMDLKHLYQVAAVAVLCVQPEPSYRPLITDVLHSLIPLVPVELGGTLRLTEAARSVSSNPSAN, encoded by the exons ATGAATCTTCTGCTTCGTCGGCTGTTTCCTCTTCTACTCATTTGGGTCTGTTGCTTCTCGTTGTTATCAGTTCTCAGTGATGCTAGACCGGAGCCATggttttcctccatttctgAACCTGCCTTGCCGACTGGAAATGGACCCATTCCTCCAATTGATGCAAAAATGGCGGCACTTGCTCCTG GCGCACAGGTAGAAAGAATAGAGCAACATGAGAATTTAGATAGAAAAATGCTTGCAGCAGTGATTGCATCTACTGCTGTCTTTGTTGCAATCCTCGTAGCTATATTTGGTTTGTGCATTTATCAACACAATAAATGGCAAAATTCTGATCCAAAGAACATACAGAGCTCAG ATAGTGATAGAGGGCTTGCATTAGGTCCAGTTTTGGGCAAATTGAATTCCTTGAGGATTACTGGTAAGAAGGGATTGGTCTCTGTAATTGAGTACCAGTTGTTAGAAGCAGCAACAAATAACTTCCGAGAAAGTAATGTTTTAGGGGAGGGTGGGTTTGGATGTGTTTACAAGGCTCGGTTTAACGACAACTTGCTTGCTGCTGTGAAGAGACTCGATTGCAGCGGGCAGGATGCTGAAAAAGAATTCGAG AATGAGGTGGATTTGCTGAATAGAATTCGGCATCCAAACATAATTTCTCTCTTGGGTTATTGCATTAATGGCGAGACGAGATTTATTATTTATGAACTGATGCATAATGGTTCCTTGGAAACTCAATTGCATG GACCTTCTCGTGGATCAGCTTTAACTTGGCATATCCGGATGAAAATTGCCCTGGATGCAGCTAG AGGATTGGAATATCTTCATGAGCACTGCAACCCTCCAGTGATACACAGAGATCTAAAATCATCTAATATTCTTCTGGATTCCTACTTCAATGCCAAG ATTTCAGATTTTGGCCTTGCTGTAGCTGGTGGGGCCCAAAACAAGAACAGTATCAAGCTTTCGGGCACTCTGGGTTATGTAGCCCCGGAATACCTTTTAGATG GGAAATTGACAGAGAAGAGTGATGTGTATGCTTTTGGAGTTGTTCTTTTGGAGCTTCTGATGGGTAGAAAACCTGTAGAGAAAATGGCACCATCTCAATGCCAATCTATTGTTACATGG GCCATGCCTCAGCTCACTGACAGATCAAAGCTTCCAAATATTGTGGATCCTGTAATCCGAAACACTATGGATTTGAAACACTTATACCAG GTTGCTGCTGTAGCTGTGCTGTGTGTGCAACCAGAACCCAGTTATCGACCATTGATAACAGATGTTCTACATTCCCTTATCCCTCTTGTTCCTGTTGAACTTGGAGGAACACTAAGACTAACAGAAGCTGCACGCTCAGTTAGCTCCAACCCATCCGCCAACTGA
- the LOC122652818 gene encoding probable receptor-like protein kinase At1g80640 isoform X4, whose product MNLLLRRLFPLLLIWVCCFSLLSVLSDARPEPWFSSISEPALPTGNGPIPPIDAKMAALAPGAQVERIEQHENLDRKMLAAVIASTAVFVAILVAIFGLCIYQHNKWQNSDPKNIQSSVLGKLNSLRITGKKGLVSVIEYQLLEAATNNFRESNVLGEGGFGCVYKARFNDNLLAAVKRLDCSGQDAEKEFENEVDLLNRIRHPNIISLLGYCINGETRFIIYELMHNGSLETQLHGPSRGSALTWHIRMKIALDAARGLEYLHEHCNPPVIHRDLKSSNILLDSYFNAKISDFGLAVAGGAQNKNSIKLSGTLGYVAPEYLLDGKLTEKSDVYAFGVVLLELLMGRKPVEKMAPSQCQSIVTWAMPQLTDRSKLPNIVDPVIRNTMDLKHLYQVAAVAVLCVQPEPSYRPLITDVLHSLIPLVPVELGGTLRLTEAARSVSSNPSAN is encoded by the exons ATGAATCTTCTGCTTCGTCGGCTGTTTCCTCTTCTACTCATTTGGGTCTGTTGCTTCTCGTTGTTATCAGTTCTCAGTGATGCTAGACCGGAGCCATggttttcctccatttctgAACCTGCCTTGCCGACTGGAAATGGACCCATTCCTCCAATTGATGCAAAAATGGCGGCACTTGCTCCTG GCGCACAGGTAGAAAGAATAGAGCAACATGAGAATTTAGATAGAAAAATGCTTGCAGCAGTGATTGCATCTACTGCTGTCTTTGTTGCAATCCTCGTAGCTATATTTGGTTTGTGCATTTATCAACACAATAAATGGCAAAATTCTGATCCAAAGAACATACAGAGCTCAG TTTTGGGCAAATTGAATTCCTTGAGGATTACTGGTAAGAAGGGATTGGTCTCTGTAATTGAGTACCAGTTGTTAGAAGCAGCAACAAATAACTTCCGAGAAAGTAATGTTTTAGGGGAGGGTGGGTTTGGATGTGTTTACAAGGCTCGGTTTAACGACAACTTGCTTGCTGCTGTGAAGAGACTCGATTGCAGCGGGCAGGATGCTGAAAAAGAATTCGAG AATGAGGTGGATTTGCTGAATAGAATTCGGCATCCAAACATAATTTCTCTCTTGGGTTATTGCATTAATGGCGAGACGAGATTTATTATTTATGAACTGATGCATAATGGTTCCTTGGAAACTCAATTGCATG GACCTTCTCGTGGATCAGCTTTAACTTGGCATATCCGGATGAAAATTGCCCTGGATGCAGCTAG AGGATTGGAATATCTTCATGAGCACTGCAACCCTCCAGTGATACACAGAGATCTAAAATCATCTAATATTCTTCTGGATTCCTACTTCAATGCCAAG ATTTCAGATTTTGGCCTTGCTGTAGCTGGTGGGGCCCAAAACAAGAACAGTATCAAGCTTTCGGGCACTCTGGGTTATGTAGCCCCGGAATACCTTTTAGATG GGAAATTGACAGAGAAGAGTGATGTGTATGCTTTTGGAGTTGTTCTTTTGGAGCTTCTGATGGGTAGAAAACCTGTAGAGAAAATGGCACCATCTCAATGCCAATCTATTGTTACATGG GCCATGCCTCAGCTCACTGACAGATCAAAGCTTCCAAATATTGTGGATCCTGTAATCCGAAACACTATGGATTTGAAACACTTATACCAG GTTGCTGCTGTAGCTGTGCTGTGTGTGCAACCAGAACCCAGTTATCGACCATTGATAACAGATGTTCTACATTCCCTTATCCCTCTTGTTCCTGTTGAACTTGGAGGAACACTAAGACTAACAGAAGCTGCACGCTCAGTTAGCTCCAACCCATCCGCCAACTGA
- the LOC122652818 gene encoding probable receptor-like protein kinase At1g80640 isoform X3 → MNLLLRRLFPLLLIWVCCFSLLSVLSDARPEPWFSSISEPALPTGNGPIPPIDAKMAALAPGAQVERIEQHENLDRKMLAAVIASTAVFVAILVAIFGLCIYQHNKWQNSDPKNIQSSGPVLGKLNSLRITGKKGLVSVIEYQLLEAATNNFRESNVLGEGGFGCVYKARFNDNLLAAVKRLDCSGQDAEKEFENEVDLLNRIRHPNIISLLGYCINGETRFIIYELMHNGSLETQLHGPSRGSALTWHIRMKIALDAARGLEYLHEHCNPPVIHRDLKSSNILLDSYFNAKISDFGLAVAGGAQNKNSIKLSGTLGYVAPEYLLDGKLTEKSDVYAFGVVLLELLMGRKPVEKMAPSQCQSIVTWAMPQLTDRSKLPNIVDPVIRNTMDLKHLYQVAAVAVLCVQPEPSYRPLITDVLHSLIPLVPVELGGTLRLTEAARSVSSNPSAN, encoded by the exons ATGAATCTTCTGCTTCGTCGGCTGTTTCCTCTTCTACTCATTTGGGTCTGTTGCTTCTCGTTGTTATCAGTTCTCAGTGATGCTAGACCGGAGCCATggttttcctccatttctgAACCTGCCTTGCCGACTGGAAATGGACCCATTCCTCCAATTGATGCAAAAATGGCGGCACTTGCTCCTG GCGCACAGGTAGAAAGAATAGAGCAACATGAGAATTTAGATAGAAAAATGCTTGCAGCAGTGATTGCATCTACTGCTGTCTTTGTTGCAATCCTCGTAGCTATATTTGGTTTGTGCATTTATCAACACAATAAATGGCAAAATTCTGATCCAAAGAACATACAGAGCTCAG GTCCAGTTTTGGGCAAATTGAATTCCTTGAGGATTACTGGTAAGAAGGGATTGGTCTCTGTAATTGAGTACCAGTTGTTAGAAGCAGCAACAAATAACTTCCGAGAAAGTAATGTTTTAGGGGAGGGTGGGTTTGGATGTGTTTACAAGGCTCGGTTTAACGACAACTTGCTTGCTGCTGTGAAGAGACTCGATTGCAGCGGGCAGGATGCTGAAAAAGAATTCGAG AATGAGGTGGATTTGCTGAATAGAATTCGGCATCCAAACATAATTTCTCTCTTGGGTTATTGCATTAATGGCGAGACGAGATTTATTATTTATGAACTGATGCATAATGGTTCCTTGGAAACTCAATTGCATG GACCTTCTCGTGGATCAGCTTTAACTTGGCATATCCGGATGAAAATTGCCCTGGATGCAGCTAG AGGATTGGAATATCTTCATGAGCACTGCAACCCTCCAGTGATACACAGAGATCTAAAATCATCTAATATTCTTCTGGATTCCTACTTCAATGCCAAG ATTTCAGATTTTGGCCTTGCTGTAGCTGGTGGGGCCCAAAACAAGAACAGTATCAAGCTTTCGGGCACTCTGGGTTATGTAGCCCCGGAATACCTTTTAGATG GGAAATTGACAGAGAAGAGTGATGTGTATGCTTTTGGAGTTGTTCTTTTGGAGCTTCTGATGGGTAGAAAACCTGTAGAGAAAATGGCACCATCTCAATGCCAATCTATTGTTACATGG GCCATGCCTCAGCTCACTGACAGATCAAAGCTTCCAAATATTGTGGATCCTGTAATCCGAAACACTATGGATTTGAAACACTTATACCAG GTTGCTGCTGTAGCTGTGCTGTGTGTGCAACCAGAACCCAGTTATCGACCATTGATAACAGATGTTCTACATTCCCTTATCCCTCTTGTTCCTGTTGAACTTGGAGGAACACTAAGACTAACAGAAGCTGCACGCTCAGTTAGCTCCAACCCATCCGCCAACTGA